From Lucilia cuprina isolate Lc7/37 chromosome 4, ASM2204524v1, whole genome shotgun sequence:
AagtaacccagcaaacattgaGCAAGAATCATCATTCTTATTGTTGGAATAATATTTTGCTGTTAGTAATTCAAAATAGAACTTTGAcctattattttcaaaataaactttgACCTATTACAGTTTGTTTAAACAGTGTTGTTTTAGTCACTGCTAAGACaacgttttatttaaaagatgggtctactttatatatttgtaataacaagttcttttcagtttttttctttctaagaATTTCACTTGAAAAACATGTAAACTCTTTGAACTTCAGTTCACTGGGATGTATCCCCTGTTTTTTCcatgttattttaaatacaaaaatgcttgttttgattacaaattatacgcacattttatattgtaaaagcAACAATTAACTATTGTTTACAATTCcgcaaacattttattgttaCAACAAAAGAACTGAAactcacacaaaaaaaaaaatacacaagagAACAATGTTGTCAGTTTAAGTACTACATACAACTTAACTAGAGGATAACAGTGATTCACAAACTGAGAAAGATATTCATATTTTGGATTTTAACTACATACATTCAAAAGTTCCTAGAACTTTATAATTGTAACCTGTTATGCCCAATAAATTAGTAAAGTTCTACTTATCTAGTATATACTTCTTTAAAGGCGTCAGAATTGATATATTGTGTCCTGAAGTTTGACATTATAACTGTTCTAGAACAACTTTATTAGACATCTAAAAGTCCAAACAAAGCCTTAACATATGATATATCTTTATCGATATAAATTCAAACATGTTGAGAAATTTTGAGGCCTTTGGAAAAGTATAATTTGGTATTTTGTCCAAAATTGGTATACATGTGTTATTGGGATAAAAAAAACAGGCGAATGAACTTTCGTATCTAAAATGAATTCCGATAACTATAACGAAAATtccaaatatattaaacatgaaTGCGATAATTGTGCACCAGGTTTTGAAAAGTACTTTAAAGATAAAAACTaatgtataaaaagtttaagaatCCCAGCATTTTCTCCCCTTGCTTGCTTTTTTCTGTCTATAGTGAAAAGCGTTGGTTAAAGAGTTAaacgtttttatatttatgagtATAATAAAACTCAATGATACAACAAATTAATGTCAAAACAAGTGTAAGAGCTCTTACAAACTTTTGAGAGCAGGTAAACCAAAACCAGCCTCCACCCTACCCACTTCctctatacaaaaataaatatttgctagAGTCAGAAGAAAGTGGTGGGTGGCAGTTACGACTCGtatgtgaatttttattttagaaaatgttttcaaaattaaaagaaataaacaaaattcttgTTACAagttaagattttaattattgtaaaaagtcactttttctttttgttgttgttgtccttGTCACTGTTTAGATtgtaacaataatatttgttaagcTTTTTAACTTGAGGTTGtaaaaataactaaagtttaatttcgtattttttttaataacattttgtagTCACGTATTTTCTTTCTTGAGACTTTTTTAATTGACTTCTTTTCACAGCAAATTCGACAGTATACAAGAGGTAATAGTAAAAAAAGGACTCAAAGAAATTATACAGGTTCATTAGGAGTGCTTTATCAGTTGTAATACGTTCACATTTATATTTTGGATTCTGGTTTCCCCTCCTCTTTTTAAGgaacaaatataatataaattttaatatttcaagtcaagtttgtttttttttttatttctcatgTGTGTTTATCATTCATTCCTTTTATTTGCTTTGACACTTTAGTGATTCTTACGTGTttccttaaacaaattttgttgactttttttcctatttgtttatttagtggatttttttcctaatatttttgttatatttgtcaATGGTTTTTTCTTCGTGCAGTGAGTAAAAGAATCCTTTTTCACTCAACACttcaataactttgaaagtttttccACAACGTTGCTTTGCATATTAATTTTTGACATTGAAAAAATACATGTGAAACCTTTCTTTTTTTACCATTTGACTTGATTTCTGTAATAGAAACCTTTCAATATAGATGGAAACTAAAGTCTTGACTtaattctgaaaatttaaactcAGAATGAAGATCTATTTTAGGTTCATTATTtgtgtgcgttacaaacatctaAAGAAGCCCACAAAGATATTAAATATACCTTATATTGAAACTTCCAAAAATGATGGATAGTAAAACCACAAAACAACCACAAAATATGGTTATTTtaagattataaaaaaagattcaAAAGGAATCTGTATTGGCAGTGAACCTGCTATCATATCTTTAACTGGAGTTTGTATCTTTTCGATaccattaattttcatataaataactGTATATAAATATGGATACTGTTCGAACTAACGCCAAAAGGTCAACTTCTAACCTCAGATTTAATCGATATTAAGCCGCCAGCTTACACCTCTGATTCAGACTGTTTTGAATGTTGGGCCGCCGAACATAGTCAAGCCGCCGCCGTCGGTCATTTTTGCATCGGCTTGCAACTCTGACCCAGACTTGTTCGCGAATATCGGCCGTCATGTGAGGAAATGGTGAAGTATTGTAACCAAGAAAATTTTCGGGACTGCTTTGATGAGATATGCTCAATTTCTAGACAGACTTAGTCTTTCAGTGATGCAAAGTCTCATAATGTGTTAGGGCTTTCAAGTGTAAGACTACGGCTGTTGGTTTCCTCATTAACAGAACTCTGTATAATAGGAGCGCATCTTCCTTTAATCATCAATACAACTACATCTGTACAAATTGCCAAAACAAAGAGGaaactattaaacattttcGTTGCCAGAATTTGACTACCACGATTGCATACAAATAAGGTGTAAAATGCTTTATTCTACTccatgagatttttttttacgaataatttcaaaattttttcgaacatacATAtcttacattttgaaaaatatttataaagtttctaAGATAATTTCCAGTTCAtcaagatttattaaaatttgtaattttttaaataattttaaaattgtataatatttccATTTCGAAAATtaggaaaaacatttttttaatctggtttcattttaatttgaattcacACATTGTTTTTAAACGTTTCTTTTcttgtatttctttattaaattatttatggttttttcaacatttttaattagtttaaaatatacaacaaagaAATTTGTTCACAATTTATTTATGCATGTTGTTTATAAGTATAAACTTATTCAAAAGATTGTTTAACACCAAGTCCCTACAATTATGTAGATTGGCACCTTTAGGCaagaacatatttttgttgtttccaTCCCTCCACGAAACTCATACTTTAGGTCATACATTATTAcggttataaattttaaatctttttttaatccAACTAAGATTTTTGGCCTTTCTAGGGGtgtgttgtttaaaaaatatattatttttttttttcaaatatatatttcagagttttttttgtttgttacattTTGGCACGTTCTTCAAAAATGCATTAATTATTCTTGTAAATAACAGATGAAGACGTTTGCCGAATGTAAGAATGTTAAGGGTAACGGGCCACAATCTTAATCATGATTGTTAATGAGTTTTTGGCTGAGGTCAAgtgttgcaaaacaaaaacttttccaaaaaaaactttgtttaaaaacaaaagaaattattagaaaaacacAATGACAGGTGAGATTTTAAGgtgttcattttttttaatgtaaacaaaatctataaatcACGTAGTCTTGAGGCAATCTCAAGTGGTTTCTGATAAGCGTGACacttatttacaaataattgctataaaataacaaaagaacttATTAATTGAAGTATATGAAAGTTtagtttagaaatttaattcgaaaaataatgaattttctttttatctgtTTCAGCAATCGCTGCAATTACGGTTCATATCGAAACAACAGCTATCAGAATCAAAATTGTCCCAAAAattatgtaagtaaattttaaaactatttttacgcTTAAACTACTGCCGcccattttgtttttaaattaatctgtTTCTGCATAAACTTTCTCCATATCCTTTTAGAAAAATCGCGAATTTAAcgaatattatacaaataattttacacaaacaaatCATTTCAATTCATACAAACGCTGGTCGGATTGGGACAACagtaacagcagcagcaataataCAAATTACAATCGTTGGAATTTAAATCGTAATAATAATAGTTATCGcaacaattataattattcaGAAAATACATACAAAGAACGAGAATCATCATTTGCCGAAGATTCATTTCAATACAATAGTTTTAATAACGATATCAGTCAAACCAAAGAAACTGATCCAGTTCAATCCATAATAGaaacagctacaacaacaacatttgaaaATACCAAAACATTTAGtaataataagtttaaaaataataataatagtaatacaACTTTAAgaagtaaacaatttaaacaaaagaaaactaaagtgaaagttacacaaaaaaataaaagacaaataactaggaaaacaaatacaaaaactaaaacaaaagaaacgtGTGAAAATAATGTAGAATTTGAAActgatttaaatgaaaaagtatatAAACAAGTGGAAGATAGTGAAAATAATGCAACAACTTTAAATACAAGTGATAATGCAGAAGAATTGAGTGTTTCAAGTAAAGAATTGGAAACCGAAACAGCAAATTTAAGTGCCATTGCATTAAATGCAAATGCTGAAATATTAGAACAGACTGAAGACTTTTTAAATTCCAAATCCCCAAATACTAGTGTTGAGACATCAGCAGCAACTACCTGCGCAACTTCTACAGATTTATTCCAGCCTAAAGCGCCAACGAACGAAGAAAGTAAAAACGAACCCACAACAGTATTAGATAATTCCATACCCCTCCCATTCCAAGAACATACAAACTCCAAGAGTCCCACACAAGCACCGCTTAACACTTCTACTACAAGTGAGAGTGAACACTTTGAATTTCATACACCTAAAATATCACTAATACCAATATCACGTCTACTTGCCTCAGAGTTTTGGGAGTCCAACTGCAGCGATAGCTTAACAGCGCCAGAAAACTCCTGTAAACTCAACAATACCCCACAGAAAACCGTTTATAAACCAAATTTAGTTAAACGCAAACGTAACGTTTCAACCTGCAGTAACTCCTCCACAAACAGTCAAACAAATAGTGCTACCGATCGTATAGTAGAAAAACTGGTCACAatgaataaaatcaatattaagaatattatcaatagcagtgaaacgAAATACGATGAAGCCCTTAAGACACAAGCCAGGAAACGTTTGCGCGAAGAAATACGCCGCCAATTGAAGAGCATGAATATAGAACCACCAAAATATCCCATATGCTCGGATTTTGTACCCGATGAAATAGTCGATTCTATTGATATACCCGATGTGGTATTCGATGAGATACGTAAAGCTTTGGGACTAGAGCTATTTCCtttaaacaaagaagaaaacataaaatccataaaagaaatattatcaaCAGTAACAGCAGATGACAATGTATTGTCAACAATGCCGCCGACGGTTGAAGCACAGCAACAGCCCTTGTTAACAGTTGATATCATAAATACAGAACAGAATGCGACAACTTTAGCGCCCATGGAAATAGATGAATTGCTATCAATTCAAAAGATCCCTGAACTACCTACTACTaaaccaccaccaccaacagCATCCTCGCCACCCAAAGTTAAGTGTGAAATTAAGAGCGAAATGATAACTGAAAATAAACATTCTTTGGAGAAAATTAAGGCATCAGACAGCAGTCGCGCCAAAACAAAGAAACTCACAAAACGTAAAGAATCTCATAAATCTAGAAGTCATCGAACTCCCAAAAAGCCTAAAGAAGATGTGGTGGTACTCATAACATCCTCTTCGGAGTCATCTTCCTCGTCATCATCTTCCTCCTCCTCTTCTTCGTCGTCGTCTTCTTCGTCATCTTCCTCCTCGTCTAGCGATTCAGAATCGGATGTATCAGAAAAAAGTTCTGCTTCTTTGGCCAAAAGAAAACGTCTCAAACTTAAAGTGGATGCTGAAAATGTGGTtgatagttttgaaaaattaatccTCAGCAGTTTAAGTGAGAGTCTTAAAGAACGTTATCGCAGCAAATATTCCACTTCTATTAGTACCAAACTTCATTTTATATCATGTATTTGCACCAGTGAATACAACAGCGGCAAGTTTTCCAAACTACAAATAGCCAAAGTGCAAAAGAATCTTAAATCCTCGGATTGTTCGATGGCTTTGGAATTTCTAATGAAAGAAATtgtaaatgttttcaataaacaaaaacaggTGGCTAAACTGGAAGATGGCAATAATAAGTCTGCCAGAAAATCAGATAGTTCGCCAAGAAAGGAACCCACAAAAGATGCCGGCAAGAAGGCAAGTAATGAACATATTGCCAAAGAAAAATCTAATAATAGCAAAACATCAAGCAAATCATCAACcgatacaataaaaacaaaaactgtcaATGCAGCAGAAAAAGTTGTATTTTCCGCCACCAATGGTGAGAAACACATTCAACAATGTGTTAGCAAAGTTTTGTCTCTTTACCGTCAGGAAATGAAGGCCGCCATGCAagcaaatgaaacaaaaaatcaaaactcAAACGCACAGAAATCGTCATCAAtaccatcatcatcagcagcaacagCTGAAAATTCAACAAAGACgccccaacaacaacagcagcaaacatCAACaaagtcatcatcatcatcatgctCTTCATCACTAACAACTTCAAACAATAAAGATAAAAATGCTGGCTATGCAAAACATAATGAAAATGAATCGCatttaaaaaatccaataaattGTCTtaatcaacagcagcagcaacaacatcaaacaACTTCACAACAAAGTCAAGCTACTAACCGAGATAATGATGAACAACTCCAATTGAATACGTCGTGCTCATTGACAAAA
This genomic window contains:
- the LOC111690306 gene encoding serine-rich adhesin for platelets isoform X1, whose protein sequence is MFMDTPKLQPISSTSRNNDKKVPFINNGNQNNNSNNNNNTNTCSSGSNITFKTTTACSNYTHSSKGLALDVPTNDKKDNRCNYGSYRNNSYQNQNCPKNYKNREFNEYYTNNFTQTNHFNSYKRWSDWDNSNSSSNNTNYNRWNLNRNNNSYRNNYNYSENTYKERESSFAEDSFQYNSFNNDISQTKETDPVQSIIETATTTTFENTKTFSNNKFKNNNNSNTTLRSKQFKQKKTKVKVTQKNKRQITRKTNTKTKTKETCENNVEFETDLNEKVYKQVEDSENNATTLNTSDNAEELSVSSKELETETANLSAIALNANAEILEQTEDFLNSKSPNTSVETSAATTCATSTDLFQPKAPTNEESKNEPTTVLDNSIPLPFQEHTNSKSPTQAPLNTSTTSESEHFEFHTPKISLIPISRLLASEFWESNCSDSLTAPENSCKLNNTPQKTVYKPNLVKRKRNVSTCSNSSTNSQTNSATDRIVEKLVTMNKINIKNIINSSETKYDEALKTQARKRLREEIRRQLKSMNIEPPKYPICSDFVPDEIVDSIDIPDVVFDEIRKALGLELFPLNKEENIKSIKEILSTVTADDNVLSTMPPTVEAQQQPLLTVDIINTEQNATTLAPMEIDELLSIQKIPELPTTKPPPPTASSPPKVKCEIKSEMITENKHSLEKIKASDSSRAKTKKLTKRKESHKSRSHRTPKKPKEDVVVLITSSSESSSSSSSSSSSSSSSSSSSSSSSSSDSESDVSEKSSASLAKRKRLKLKVDAENVVDSFEKLILSSLSESLKERYRSKYSTSISTKLHFISCICTSEYNSGKFSKLQIAKVQKNLKSSDCSMALEFLMKEIVNVFNKQKQVAKLEDGNNKSARKSDSSPRKEPTKDAGKKASNEHIAKEKSNNSKTSSKSSTDTIKTKTVNAAEKVVFSATNGEKHIQQCVSKVLSLYRQEMKAAMQANETKNQNSNAQKSSSIPSSSAATAENSTKTPQQQQQQTSTKSSSSSCSSSLTTSNNKDKNAGYAKHNENESHLKNPINCLNQQQQQQHQTTSQQSQATNRDNDEQLQLNTSCSLTKLQQSADTAKEKLTTQIIPIHNFCSSDFSSNVTASLNGNLNSSILGISSASFNQQPSFPIVDLEELRKQSPVGEVVVNNLREIDVKLMELHKRKMYLEEMILKLQKDKMEADLLTIKLQNEKFILLNTAMTANVTSTALKNSNNNNENYNNNGKQNETFSSFKNIKTEAYKSKETSQEDVEKKQEEPLKKNLKPRSLIKSPAAKRKPVAGAKRKIATNATTSETPKKRKKPIITKTIAKKTATPKTTKSNQNKVIATKTDSSKNATTINPAKSVEESSDKDKNDNSSSTAPPPPPLPIEPTPSPPNPPAAPQPPPLTTSPTTTTVTEINNNPQVAITKSPINKSLYKNMPTGSFDDIRNPITQIRIFEEFIFASSEDGKLYKFDVNTLKLLMQFAKHCEAITQMYLCPERKFIFTTSLDGYLKKSSLENFAKDLKSVYLQEPLQSIDIQWNIAFIGSRWGNIYTYNVDTNTLSDKPLCSTDSSIISIKATKEGVRKILIVSSKGNLIHLRDANSGLLLRTFDVPESINIYSILLNDDIIYCGTQKKEIRKYDFVSGQYLGVMTCGNGAVSMQMYNNKYIFVGCYDGYIYILDKTTGKQLGRLAGSGKMILTLEIIEDKIITSAKDNTMKVTDIPSYCLKNNTKIN
- the LOC111690306 gene encoding uncharacterized protein YMR317W isoform X2, yielding MLHNKRRRNRCNYGSYRNNSYQNQNCPKNYKNREFNEYYTNNFTQTNHFNSYKRWSDWDNSNSSSNNTNYNRWNLNRNNNSYRNNYNYSENTYKERESSFAEDSFQYNSFNNDISQTKETDPVQSIIETATTTTFENTKTFSNNKFKNNNNSNTTLRSKQFKQKKTKVKVTQKNKRQITRKTNTKTKTKETCENNVEFETDLNEKVYKQVEDSENNATTLNTSDNAEELSVSSKELETETANLSAIALNANAEILEQTEDFLNSKSPNTSVETSAATTCATSTDLFQPKAPTNEESKNEPTTVLDNSIPLPFQEHTNSKSPTQAPLNTSTTSESEHFEFHTPKISLIPISRLLASEFWESNCSDSLTAPENSCKLNNTPQKTVYKPNLVKRKRNVSTCSNSSTNSQTNSATDRIVEKLVTMNKINIKNIINSSETKYDEALKTQARKRLREEIRRQLKSMNIEPPKYPICSDFVPDEIVDSIDIPDVVFDEIRKALGLELFPLNKEENIKSIKEILSTVTADDNVLSTMPPTVEAQQQPLLTVDIINTEQNATTLAPMEIDELLSIQKIPELPTTKPPPPTASSPPKVKCEIKSEMITENKHSLEKIKASDSSRAKTKKLTKRKESHKSRSHRTPKKPKEDVVVLITSSSESSSSSSSSSSSSSSSSSSSSSSSSSDSESDVSEKSSASLAKRKRLKLKVDAENVVDSFEKLILSSLSESLKERYRSKYSTSISTKLHFISCICTSEYNSGKFSKLQIAKVQKNLKSSDCSMALEFLMKEIVNVFNKQKQVAKLEDGNNKSARKSDSSPRKEPTKDAGKKASNEHIAKEKSNNSKTSSKSSTDTIKTKTVNAAEKVVFSATNGEKHIQQCVSKVLSLYRQEMKAAMQANETKNQNSNAQKSSSIPSSSAATAENSTKTPQQQQQQTSTKSSSSSCSSSLTTSNNKDKNAGYAKHNENESHLKNPINCLNQQQQQQHQTTSQQSQATNRDNDEQLQLNTSCSLTKLQQSADTAKEKLTTQIIPIHNFCSSDFSSNVTASLNGNLNSSILGISSASFNQQPSFPIVDLEELRKQSPVGEVVVNNLREIDVKLMELHKRKMYLEEMILKLQKDKMEADLLTIKLQNEKFILLNTAMTANVTSTALKNSNNNNENYNNNGKQNETFSSFKNIKTEAYKSKETSQEDVEKKQEEPLKKNLKPRSLIKSPAAKRKPVAGAKRKIATNATTSETPKKRKKPIITKTIAKKTATPKTTKSNQNKVIATKTDSSKNATTINPAKSVEESSDKDKNDNSSSTAPPPPPLPIEPTPSPPNPPAAPQPPPLTTSPTTTTVTEINNNPQVAITKSPINKSLYKNMPTGSFDDIRNPITQIRIFEEFIFASSEDGKLYKFDVNTLKLLMQFAKHCEAITQMYLCPERKFIFTTSLDGYLKKSSLENFAKDLKSVYLQEPLQSIDIQWNIAFIGSRWGNIYTYNVDTNTLSDKPLCSTDSSIISIKATKEGVRKILIVSSKGNLIHLRDANSGLLLRTFDVPESINIYSILLNDDIIYCGTQKKEIRKYDFVSGQYLGVMTCGNGAVSMQMYNNKYIFVGCYDGYIYILDKTTGKQLGRLAGSGKMILTLEIIEDKIITSAKDNTMKVTDIPSYCLKNNTKIN